In Daphnia pulicaria isolate SC F1-1A chromosome 5, SC_F0-13Bv2, whole genome shotgun sequence, a single genomic region encodes these proteins:
- the LOC124340802 gene encoding uncharacterized protein LOC124340802 isoform X3 has product MIQLVSQQRENNNASTAAASSVHYHYAPPLPLKLFAASRSHESSRQRPPPSTAPEADSQSGPYKAVPAPKPLANPPPYRQPPPPANSSSPVLAAARPHLHHNDPSVAASAASAAAGPAATSESNPKSAGHGLLAHSSKFPIERQLVVTTGDKIAEVGRIERIATESKGSSDNKIPATETADSSAMQTIVTQSAWNEERRTVTQGRHGEVIAGAPHHAGHHYPDGFDHVSGSEELHRPASYMPMHIHYTGWRQENNYVPMNFDGRVQHQQQQHQHQQQQQHQQQQQLHQHQSQQPFGLTVGNNNSTATSLGDHSLSFDSQHTGPASLRDPFAPAIHPNSNHMTQYEIQVDSERADRPNSNVTVAPWNNQASDTSTFDRLRDTCNKMFLRDGHLRGSSQFALSPTLPRAMERLTIDQRNGVEPCTNANPNNDPSVVLSNIQPEKAQREDGETANINNKNGSMRKKLSGKTYHHIKDMFTTKFNKSSKSKLNGTENNAGTGPANSSAASTAAAVAAAAAAAEAIISEHGVQQNGAASQLGRQPDPVHSINQRIKSQLTGQNNSNQHSTTNNNNPQQVWGSYGRQSARMEASINDSDASALAKLTLSPTPNGPDSLAPAQSPYSLRHKPSVTFRMDLNNECQYSGGDNSSSSAAASAVASTNESASRYGSRTTQGQVVLYDDTMHFPQHQPPAKEGPPKSSYGEHDSSLSSIASAGQQAMKNRSVFSYSDYDVPPKSVSLSSPMMNEGGSSSGHQSAGSSSDLDKRSGQSVSTNDSGLGVLVDPSGQRGRVNGQQSYHLDTSTETEMFVGRQGQLNQSSSDWAEAADREVNNVMEMRSYQSKQSQQGLQSATPPLPPLSPDVSPKPTPKMQQKFSNSKPDLLEPANGPSPMVQRVKPTTPAKPMSNNHRILESQTKLGHHAKRRGEDNKGSLVSKSLSSAKLRTSKSAGSLHPLTALQEALDLGDITSTTTGLDLDADSDSSSSHSDDDLSTTMDMNDSRTIRRQLEGLESMYSEVLKALHKKSTRSGPSDYKLSKRRMYGSVSSLPSSVCSRPVYRDRRRNEERRRPKESKSSNKRFQRLESHVVTLARSVAHLSSEMRTQHIMIQEMETIRSEIAQLRTVPMRMGSGNPYNTGASIKLPRGYRVDRDTCWQGAVPALTDPSRVKKLTSFFGDEPPLLRIFLKKLGYEKYAPLFDQEKIGMIELPYLTEERLHKMGIPMGPRIRILQEAQLSIRSDSMNDYGMV; this is encoded by the exons ATGATTCAG TTGGTGAGTCAGCAGCGAGAGAATAATAATGCTTCCACCGCAGCTGCCTCTTCCGTCCACTACCACTACGCTCCGCCGCTGCCACTGAAATTGTTCGCCGCATCACGTAGTCACGAATCGAGTCGACAGAGACCGCCACCGTCTACCGCACCTG AAGCGGATAGCCAGTCGGGCCCGTACAAAGCTGTTCCAGCGCCGAAGCCGCTGGCCAATCCCCCTCCGTATCGTCAACCGCCGCCGCCAGCCAATTCATCATCGCCCGTGCTGGCCGCTGCACGGCCTCATTTGCATCACAACGACCCGTCCGTTGCTGCTTCTGCCGCCTCAGCTGCTGCCGGCCCCGCCGCCACATCCGAGTCAAATCCAAAGAGCGCCGGTCACGGTCTCTTGGCGCACTCCTCGAAATTTCCG ATTGAACGCCAACTGGTCGTTACTACTGGTGACAAAATCGCCGAGGTTGGACGTATCGAGCGTATCGCAACCGAATCCAAAGGATCGTCAGACAACAAAATTCCAGCCACTGAGACAGCCGATTCATCCGCAATGCAAACCATAGTGACGCAGTCGGCCTGGAACGAGGAAAGACGCACG GTCACGCAGGGACGGCATGGCGAGGTTATTGCCGGAGCGCCTCACCACGCTGGTCACCATTACCCGGATGGGTTTGATCATGTGTCCGGCTCGGAGGAATTGCATCGACCCGCCTCCTACATG CCGATGCATATCCATTATACGGGATGGCGCCAGGAGAACAACTACGTTCCCATGAATTTCGACGGCCGCGTCCagcaccaacagcagcaacaccagcaccagcagcagcagcagcaccaacagcaacagcaactgcACCAGCACCAGTCCCAGCAGCCGTTTGGTCTGACGGTCGGCAATAATAATAGCACCGCCACAAGCTTGGGCGATCATTCGCTCAGCTTTGACTCGCAGCACACGGGGCCTGCAAGTCTGCGTGACCCGTTCGCGCCCGCCATTCATCCCAATTCCAACCACATGACGCAGTACGAAATCCAAGTGGACAGTGAGCGAGCTGACAGGCCTAACAG CAACGTCACGGTAGCTCCGTGGAACAATCAAGCCAGCGACACGTCAACTTTCGACCGTCTCCGTGACACCTGCAACAAAATGTTCTTAAGGGACGGTCACCTGCGCGGATCGTCACAGTTTGCCTTATCGCCCACTTTGCCTCGG GCCATGGAACGACTTACAATCGATCAGAGAAATGGTGTCGAGCCTTGCACGAACGCCAACCCAAATAACGACCCGTCAGTTGTACTCTCCAACATCCAGCCGGAGAAGGCGCAGAGGGAGGACGGCGAGACggccaacatcaacaacaaaaacggtTCCATGCGAAAGAAACTGTCTGGCAAGACCTATCACCACATCAAAGACATGTTCACCACAAAGTTTAACAAATCGTCCAAGAGTAAACTTAACGGAACCGAGAACAATGCGGGAACGGGTCCGGCCAACAGCTCGGCTGCCAGCACGGCCGCCGCcgtggccgccgccgctgcagcCGCCGAGGCCATCATTAGCGAACACGGAGTACAACAGAATGGCGCGGCCAGTCAACTTGGAAGGCAGCCCGATCCGGTTCATTCGATCAATCAGCGCATCAAGAGTCAACTGACTGGCCAGAACAACAGCAACCAGCActccaccaccaacaacaacaacccgcaGCAGGTATGGGGCAGCTATGGACGCCAGTCGGCGAGGATGGAAGCATCCATCAACGATAGCGATGCCAGCGCCTTGGCAAAGTTGACGCTCAGTCCGACGCCAAACGGTCCCGATTCCCTCGCCCCGGCCCAAAGTCCCTACAGCTTGCGGCACAAGCCATCCGTCaccttccggatggatttgaataACGAGTGCCAATACAGCGGTGGCGACAATTCGTCCTCGTCGGCGGCCGCTTCGGCTGTCGCCAGCACAAACGAGTCGGCGTCTCGCTACGGATCCAGGACCACCCAGGGACAAGTGGTCCTCTACGACGACACGATGCATTTCCCGCAACACCAGCCGCCCGCCAAGGAAGGGCCACCCAAAAGCTCGTACGGCGAACACGATTCGTCCCTGTCGAGCATCGCTTCCGCCGGCCAGCAAGCCATGAAAAACCGATCCGTATTCAGTTACAGCGACTACGACGTGCCACCGAAATCGGTGTCACTCAGCTCCCCGATGATGAACGAAGGCGGTTCATCTAGCGGCCACCAGTCGGCGGGAAGCTCGTCGGATTTGGACAAGCGAAGTGGTCAGTCGGTTAGCACTAACGATTCGGGCCTAGGAGTCTTGGTCGATCCGTCTGGCCAGCGCGGTAGAGTCAACGGCCAACAAAGCTATCACCTGGACACCAGCACGGAAACGGAAATGTTCGTCGGCCGACAAGGCCAGCTGAATCAATCTTCGTCCGACTGGGCAGAAGCGGCTGATCGTGAAGTCAACAACGTCATGGAGATGCGTAGTTACCAGTCTAAGCAGTCCCAGCAAGGATTGCAATCGGCCACACCGCCTCTGCCGCCGTTGTCGCCCGACGTCTCTCCGAAACCGACGCCCAAGATGCAGCAAAAGTTCAGCAACAGCAAACCTGATTTACTGGAACCAGCCAACGGTCCCAGTCCGATGGTGCAACGCGTCAAACCCACAACGCCGGCCAAGCCTATGAGCAACAATCACCGAATCCTCGAGAGCCAAACCAAGCTAGGCCACCATGCCAAACGACGTGGTGAGGACAACAAAGGATCTTTGGTATCCAAGTCGCTTTCTTCGGCTAAACTGAGAACATCCAAATCCGCCG GATCGTTACATCCGCTAACGGCTCTTCAAGAAGCCCTCGATCTGGGAGACATCACTTCTACCACAACCGGCCTCGATTTGGACGCCGATTCGGACTCGAGCTCGTCGCACAGTGACGATGATCTGAGTACCACAATGGATATGAATGACTCCCGAACGATCCGACGACAACTGGAAGGACTAGAATCCATGTATTCAGAG GTATTGAAAGCGCTGCACAAGAAATCGACCCGATCTGGACCGTCAGATTACAAATTGTCGAAGCGAAGAATGTACGGCAGCGTTTCATCTTTACCCAGCTCCGTGTGTAGTCGACCCGTCTATCGTGATCGCAGGCGGAACGAGGAGCGTCGTCGTCCAAAAGAGTCCAAG TCGTCCAACAAAAGGTTCCAGCGCTTGGAGTCGCACGTAGTGACCCTGGCTCGAAGTGTGGCCCATCTCTCCTCTGAAATGCGGACCCAACACATAATGATCCAG GAAATGGAGACGATTCGAAGCGAAATTGCCCAATTGCGAACCGTTCCAATGAGGATGGGTTCAGGAAATCCGTACAACACTGGCGCCAGTATTAAATTACCGAGAGGTTACCGTGTGGATCGCGACACTTGCTGGCAAGGTGCCGTTCCTGCTCTCACAGATCCTTCGCGAGTTAAGAAATTGACCAGCTTTTTTGGTGATGAACCGCCTCTCTTAAGGATCTTTCTCAAAAAGCTGGGTTACGAG AAATACGCTCCACTGTTCGACCAGGAGAAGATTGGAATGATCGAACTGCCCTACCTGACCGAGGAGCGGTTGCACAAAATGGGCATTCCAATGGGTCCCCGAATTCGCATCTTACAGGAGGCACAACTTTCCATCCGATCCGATAGTATGAACGATTACGGAATGGTTTAA
- the LOC124340802 gene encoding uncharacterized protein LOC124340802 isoform X4 — MPVVMATTVRRIKHEMKIRRSLSMTPKADSQSGPYKAVPAPKPLANPPPYRQPPPPANSSSPVLAAARPHLHHNDPSVAASAASAAAGPAATSESNPKSAGHGLLAHSSKFPIERQLVVTTGDKIAEVGRIERIATESKGSSDNKIPATETADSSAMQTIVTQSAWNEERRTVTQGRHGEVIAGAPHHAGHHYPDGFDHVSGSEELHRPASYMPMHIHYTGWRQENNYVPMNFDGRVQHQQQQHQHQQQQQHQQQQQLHQHQSQQPFGLTVGNNNSTATSLGDHSLSFDSQHTGPASLRDPFAPAIHPNSNHMTQYEIQVDSERADRPNSNVTVAPWNNQASDTSTFDRLRDTCNKMFLRDGHLRGSSQFALSPTLPRAMERLTIDQRNGVEPCTNANPNNDPSVVLSNIQPEKAQREDGETANINNKNGSMRKKLSGKTYHHIKDMFTTKFNKSSKSKLNGTENNAGTGPANSSAASTAAAVAAAAAAAEAIISEHGVQQNGAASQLGRQPDPVHSINQRIKSQLTGQNNSNQHSTTNNNNPQQVWGSYGRQSARMEASINDSDASALAKLTLSPTPNGPDSLAPAQSPYSLRHKPSVTFRMDLNNECQYSGGDNSSSSAAASAVASTNESASRYGSRTTQGQVVLYDDTMHFPQHQPPAKEGPPKSSYGEHDSSLSSIASAGQQAMKNRSVFSYSDYDVPPKSVSLSSPMMNEGGSSSGHQSAGSSSDLDKRSGQSVSTNDSGLGVLVDPSGQRGRVNGQQSYHLDTSTETEMFVGRQGQLNQSSSDWAEAADREVNNVMEMRSYQSKQSQQGLQSATPPLPPLSPDVSPKPTPKMQQKFSNSKPDLLEPANGPSPMVQRVKPTTPAKPMSNNHRILESQTKLGHHAKRRGEDNKGSLVSKSLSSAKLRTSKSAGSLHPLTALQEALDLGDITSTTTGLDLDADSDSSSSHSDDDLSTTMDMNDSRTIRRQLEGLESMYSEVLKALHKKSTRSGPSDYKLSKRRMYGSVSSLPSSVCSRPVYRDRRRNEERRRPKESKSSNKRFQRLESHVVTLARSVAHLSSEMRTQHIMIQEMETIRSEIAQLRTVPMRMGSGNPYNTGASIKLPRGYRVDRDTCWQGAVPALTDPSRVKKLTSFFGDEPPLLRIFLKKLGYEKYAPLFDQEKIGMIELPYLTEERLHKMGIPMGPRIRILQEAQLSIRSDSMNDYGMV; from the exons ATGCCCGTCGTCATGGCCACAACAGTCAGAAGGATCAAACACGAAATGAAAATTCGACGCTCCCTGTCAATGACTCCCA AAGCGGATAGCCAGTCGGGCCCGTACAAAGCTGTTCCAGCGCCGAAGCCGCTGGCCAATCCCCCTCCGTATCGTCAACCGCCGCCGCCAGCCAATTCATCATCGCCCGTGCTGGCCGCTGCACGGCCTCATTTGCATCACAACGACCCGTCCGTTGCTGCTTCTGCCGCCTCAGCTGCTGCCGGCCCCGCCGCCACATCCGAGTCAAATCCAAAGAGCGCCGGTCACGGTCTCTTGGCGCACTCCTCGAAATTTCCG ATTGAACGCCAACTGGTCGTTACTACTGGTGACAAAATCGCCGAGGTTGGACGTATCGAGCGTATCGCAACCGAATCCAAAGGATCGTCAGACAACAAAATTCCAGCCACTGAGACAGCCGATTCATCCGCAATGCAAACCATAGTGACGCAGTCGGCCTGGAACGAGGAAAGACGCACG GTCACGCAGGGACGGCATGGCGAGGTTATTGCCGGAGCGCCTCACCACGCTGGTCACCATTACCCGGATGGGTTTGATCATGTGTCCGGCTCGGAGGAATTGCATCGACCCGCCTCCTACATG CCGATGCATATCCATTATACGGGATGGCGCCAGGAGAACAACTACGTTCCCATGAATTTCGACGGCCGCGTCCagcaccaacagcagcaacaccagcaccagcagcagcagcagcaccaacagcaacagcaactgcACCAGCACCAGTCCCAGCAGCCGTTTGGTCTGACGGTCGGCAATAATAATAGCACCGCCACAAGCTTGGGCGATCATTCGCTCAGCTTTGACTCGCAGCACACGGGGCCTGCAAGTCTGCGTGACCCGTTCGCGCCCGCCATTCATCCCAATTCCAACCACATGACGCAGTACGAAATCCAAGTGGACAGTGAGCGAGCTGACAGGCCTAACAG CAACGTCACGGTAGCTCCGTGGAACAATCAAGCCAGCGACACGTCAACTTTCGACCGTCTCCGTGACACCTGCAACAAAATGTTCTTAAGGGACGGTCACCTGCGCGGATCGTCACAGTTTGCCTTATCGCCCACTTTGCCTCGG GCCATGGAACGACTTACAATCGATCAGAGAAATGGTGTCGAGCCTTGCACGAACGCCAACCCAAATAACGACCCGTCAGTTGTACTCTCCAACATCCAGCCGGAGAAGGCGCAGAGGGAGGACGGCGAGACggccaacatcaacaacaaaaacggtTCCATGCGAAAGAAACTGTCTGGCAAGACCTATCACCACATCAAAGACATGTTCACCACAAAGTTTAACAAATCGTCCAAGAGTAAACTTAACGGAACCGAGAACAATGCGGGAACGGGTCCGGCCAACAGCTCGGCTGCCAGCACGGCCGCCGCcgtggccgccgccgctgcagcCGCCGAGGCCATCATTAGCGAACACGGAGTACAACAGAATGGCGCGGCCAGTCAACTTGGAAGGCAGCCCGATCCGGTTCATTCGATCAATCAGCGCATCAAGAGTCAACTGACTGGCCAGAACAACAGCAACCAGCActccaccaccaacaacaacaacccgcaGCAGGTATGGGGCAGCTATGGACGCCAGTCGGCGAGGATGGAAGCATCCATCAACGATAGCGATGCCAGCGCCTTGGCAAAGTTGACGCTCAGTCCGACGCCAAACGGTCCCGATTCCCTCGCCCCGGCCCAAAGTCCCTACAGCTTGCGGCACAAGCCATCCGTCaccttccggatggatttgaataACGAGTGCCAATACAGCGGTGGCGACAATTCGTCCTCGTCGGCGGCCGCTTCGGCTGTCGCCAGCACAAACGAGTCGGCGTCTCGCTACGGATCCAGGACCACCCAGGGACAAGTGGTCCTCTACGACGACACGATGCATTTCCCGCAACACCAGCCGCCCGCCAAGGAAGGGCCACCCAAAAGCTCGTACGGCGAACACGATTCGTCCCTGTCGAGCATCGCTTCCGCCGGCCAGCAAGCCATGAAAAACCGATCCGTATTCAGTTACAGCGACTACGACGTGCCACCGAAATCGGTGTCACTCAGCTCCCCGATGATGAACGAAGGCGGTTCATCTAGCGGCCACCAGTCGGCGGGAAGCTCGTCGGATTTGGACAAGCGAAGTGGTCAGTCGGTTAGCACTAACGATTCGGGCCTAGGAGTCTTGGTCGATCCGTCTGGCCAGCGCGGTAGAGTCAACGGCCAACAAAGCTATCACCTGGACACCAGCACGGAAACGGAAATGTTCGTCGGCCGACAAGGCCAGCTGAATCAATCTTCGTCCGACTGGGCAGAAGCGGCTGATCGTGAAGTCAACAACGTCATGGAGATGCGTAGTTACCAGTCTAAGCAGTCCCAGCAAGGATTGCAATCGGCCACACCGCCTCTGCCGCCGTTGTCGCCCGACGTCTCTCCGAAACCGACGCCCAAGATGCAGCAAAAGTTCAGCAACAGCAAACCTGATTTACTGGAACCAGCCAACGGTCCCAGTCCGATGGTGCAACGCGTCAAACCCACAACGCCGGCCAAGCCTATGAGCAACAATCACCGAATCCTCGAGAGCCAAACCAAGCTAGGCCACCATGCCAAACGACGTGGTGAGGACAACAAAGGATCTTTGGTATCCAAGTCGCTTTCTTCGGCTAAACTGAGAACATCCAAATCCGCCG GATCGTTACATCCGCTAACGGCTCTTCAAGAAGCCCTCGATCTGGGAGACATCACTTCTACCACAACCGGCCTCGATTTGGACGCCGATTCGGACTCGAGCTCGTCGCACAGTGACGATGATCTGAGTACCACAATGGATATGAATGACTCCCGAACGATCCGACGACAACTGGAAGGACTAGAATCCATGTATTCAGAG GTATTGAAAGCGCTGCACAAGAAATCGACCCGATCTGGACCGTCAGATTACAAATTGTCGAAGCGAAGAATGTACGGCAGCGTTTCATCTTTACCCAGCTCCGTGTGTAGTCGACCCGTCTATCGTGATCGCAGGCGGAACGAGGAGCGTCGTCGTCCAAAAGAGTCCAAG TCGTCCAACAAAAGGTTCCAGCGCTTGGAGTCGCACGTAGTGACCCTGGCTCGAAGTGTGGCCCATCTCTCCTCTGAAATGCGGACCCAACACATAATGATCCAG GAAATGGAGACGATTCGAAGCGAAATTGCCCAATTGCGAACCGTTCCAATGAGGATGGGTTCAGGAAATCCGTACAACACTGGCGCCAGTATTAAATTACCGAGAGGTTACCGTGTGGATCGCGACACTTGCTGGCAAGGTGCCGTTCCTGCTCTCACAGATCCTTCGCGAGTTAAGAAATTGACCAGCTTTTTTGGTGATGAACCGCCTCTCTTAAGGATCTTTCTCAAAAAGCTGGGTTACGAG AAATACGCTCCACTGTTCGACCAGGAGAAGATTGGAATGATCGAACTGCCCTACCTGACCGAGGAGCGGTTGCACAAAATGGGCATTCCAATGGGTCCCCGAATTCGCATCTTACAGGAGGCACAACTTTCCATCCGATCCGATAGTATGAACGATTACGGAATGGTTTAA